CTACCCGCGGCACCAAAAAGCAGAACGGCCTGTAAAATCTCCTGCCGCACGTTTTTATCCTGACTTCCGGGCGGTTGCTGTTAAATCACTGAAAACAATGACAGAAGTGGCTCTGCAGCGTTAAAAACGGTTTATTTTGACTTTACTGTGACGGTTAAGCTTTGTTTGCAGCGACAAACCCACGGGCCTGATAACGCGCAACCCAACTTTTCGTCGTAATTTTATCCGGCAATAAGAACCACCTAATCTTCTTGTTGCCATGGCCGACTACGCTGCCAAAATTGCCTTCGAGGCGCTTACTTACGACGACGTTCTGCTGCTGCCTGCCTATTCGGAGGTATTGCCCCGCGACGCCGACACCAGCACGCAGCTGACCCGCAACATCCGGTTGAACCTCCCCTTCGTTTCGGCGGCCATGGATACCGTGACCGAAGCCGAAATGGCCATTGCTATGGCGCAGGAGGGCGGCATTGGCGTCATCCACAAAAACATGAGCATCCGGGCCCAGGCCGAGCTGGTGCGCCGCGTGAAACGCTCGGAAAGCGGAATGATTATGGACCCGTTTACGCTGACGGAAACAGCCACTCTGGGGGATGCCCGCAAGCTGATGCGCGACAATAAAATTGGCGGCATTCCGATTGTGGACGGCCAGCACCGCCTGAAAGGCATTCTGACCAACCGCGACCTGCGCTTTGAGAAGGATATGACCCGCGCTGTATCGGAGGTGATGACCCGAGAGAAGCTGGTAACGGCCATGGCCGGCACCGAGCTGGCCCGCGCCGAAGACATTCTGCAGGAATCGAAAGTAGAAAAGCTGCCGGTAGTAGACACCGAAGGCCGCCTGGTGGGTCTGATTACCTATAAAGACATCCGCAAGCGCCGCCGCACACCCAACGCCTGCAAAGATGAGTTCGGCCGCCTGCGCGTGGGCGCGGCCGTGGGCGTAACGCCCGACTTGCTGGACCGGGTGAAGGCCCTGATAGAAGCCGGCGTAGACGTGGTGAGCGTAGATACGGCCCACGGCCACAGCAAAGGCGTATTGGATGCCGTGCGCAACATTAAGCGCCACTACCCTAACCTGGAAGTTATTGCCGGCAACGTGGCCACCGCCGAAGGCGCCCGCGCCCTGGCCGATGCCGGCGCCGACGCCGTGAAGGTGGGCGTAGGGCCCGGCTCTATCTGCACCACCCGTATTATTGCCGGTATTGGGGTTCCGCAGCTCTCGGCCGTGATGGAAGCTGCCCGTGGCCTGCAGGGCACCGGCGTACCGCTGATTGCGGATGGCGGCGTGAAATTCTCCGGCGACGTGGTGAAAGCCCTGGCCGGCGGTGCCTCTTCCATCATGATTGGCTCCCTGCTGGCCGGCACTGAGGAGGCCCCCGGCGAGGTCATCATTTATGAAAGCCGCAAATTCAAAAGCTACCGCGGCATGGGTTCGGTAGAAGCCATGGAAGACGGCTCCAAGGACCGTTATTTTCAGGATGCCGAAGATGATATCAAAAAGCTGGTGCCGGAAGGCATTGTGGGCCGCGTGCCTTACAAGGGCGGCGCCGGCGAGGTGCTGTACCAGCTGGCCGGCGGTTTGCGCGCCGGCATGGGCTACTGCGGCGCGGGTACCATAGAAAAATTGCAGGAGGCCCGCATGGTGCGCATCACCGGCGCCGGCCTGCGGGAGTCGCACCCCCACGATGTACAAATTACCAGTGAGTCGCCTAACTACAGTAGCCGCTAGGCTATTATAGCCTTTTAAAGAAACCACAACCGGCAGCCCAAATGGGCTGCCGGTTGTGGTTAGTAGCCGGCTGGTTTTTCCCGGGCTATACATTTTAGCGCAGCTACTTCGGCGTAGTGGCCGAAACGGCTGTATATTGCCCTGCCGGCGCCAGCCCTTTTGGCGGGTGCAGGCTTATTTTACCGTGTTTACGGTAATTTGCCTTTGTTTTTTACTCCACGCTTACTTCCGCTTCGGCGTATTTCTATTCCCTGTTCATGCCCCAAACGCAGCCATTGAAGTCCTTGGCGTTGCCACTGGCATTAGTAAGCTGGGTTGCTTTGCTGCTCACCACGCTGCTGCGGGCTAATCCTACGCTCCTAGCGGTACAACTGCCGGCCTGGCTCACACTGCTGGCCCAGGGAGTTTTTGTGGGCAGTGTTTTCCTGCACCAGCGCTACCAGCCCGACCCACTGCGCGGCACGGATTTCGTGGGGGTGTTGCGCCGGCTGATTATGGGACCGGGGTTGCTGGCCAGCATTTGCGTAGGCCTGCACTTATTGGAGCGGCTGCTGCAGTTTCAGCTGGGCATTGCCGACCGCACCCTGTTTGCCATCATCTACACCCTGAATCTGGGGTTGTTTGTGTTATTTCTGGCCCATACCTGCTACACGTGGCGGTCGTTGGTGCTGTTTCGCGCTTCGCCTACCGTACATAAGCAGTGGGCTTGGTTTGAGGTATTGCTGGGTAGCACCTTGCTGCTTCGGCTAGTAAACCTGCAGTTACCGCTGCTGGCAGCCGGTATTATTCTAGGGGCGCTGGGGGTGTTTGGCGCTTATCTCAGCAGCCACCAGCGCTGGGTAGCTTACCTCAACCGCCGCCAAAAGTGGGAGGTTATTCTGCTGCAACTGGGGGTACTGCTGGCGCTGGGCGTTTTCACTATCTACTTCCTGCGTATTCGCCACGATCCGCAGTTGGTGGCGCCTCAACCGCAGCATGCGTTCCTGCTGCTCACGGTATTCTTCGCCGCGTTTTATGCCCTGATGGGGTTGCTCGTTACGCTCTTCAACCTGCCCACGGCCGGCGTATTTGAGCAGAAGCGCGAGGAAATCATGACCATGCAGCGCCTCACGCAGCAAATTCAGCGCGGGCAGTCAGAAGTAGAGATTTATACTTCCTTTTTTGATGCCGCCCGCCAGACGGTGAATGCCGAAGCCGCCTGGCTGCGGATTAATAGCCTGGAAGGTGAACCCTACAGCCGCCTGGAAGTGGTAACTGAGGCGCAGAGCCTGGCCATGGAAGGCCTGCTGAAGGATTACAACATCAGCGGCATAGAATACCTCAACAACGACTTACCCAGCAGCAGCGGCTTCCGGGCCCTGGACCTGCCGTTTGGCTCCCTGCTGGTGCTGCCCCTGCGCTCCGCCAAACACACCTACGGCGACTTATACCTGCTGCGCCAAACCCGCCAGGGCTTTGATCGGGAAAGCCTGAGCATGCTCCAGACGTTTGCCAGCCAGACCATCCTCAGCATCGAGAATCTGCGCCTGCTGCAGGACTCCATTCAGAATGAGCGCTACAAAGAGGAGCTAAAAATTGCCAGCTCCGTCCAGGAAAGTCTTATTCCCAAAACACTTCCTACTGATAACTGGTTTGAAATCAGCTCCCATGCCTTAGCGGCTAAGGAAGTTGGGGGCGATTTTTACGACTTTCTGCACCTGCCTGGTAAGGGCCTGGCTATTCTGATTGGCGACGTATCGGGCAAGGGTATTACGGCGGCTTTCCACATGGCGCAAATGAAGGGCATCTTTCATGCGCTGATGCAGGAAAACCCGCTGGCCAAGGACGAAAAGGAGCGTTTCCCGCTGCCCAGTAAGTTTATGGCTATGGCCAACCGCGCCTTGGTGCATTGCCTGGAGCGCTCCTCCTTTATTACGGCTACGCTCTACATTGTGGAGTATGAAAGCGGGGGCTTTGTGTTTGCCCGCGCCGGCCACTGCCACACGCTGTATTACCACTCTTTAAAAGAAGAAGTGGCGTTTTTCCGCTCGGCAGGCCTGGGTCTGGGCATCATTCGCAACGAGACGTACGATAAGTACATTAAAAACCAGTTCTACGATTACAACCCCGGCGACGTGATGGTGATTTACACCGATGGCATTGTGGAGGCCCGTAACGCCGAACAGGAAGAATACGGCGAGGAGCGCCTGCGCCAGATGCTGGAAAAGACATACTACCTGCAGGCGGATGAAATCAAAGAAGCCATTCTGGAGGATTTAGGCGAATTCAGCTACGGGCAGCCCATTCACGACGACCAGACGCTGCTGGTAATCAAATTCAAAACCGCTCAACCAGGCACTCACCCCTAACGTAAAGAAGTGTTATGAAAATAACTCAACAGACTTCGGAAAATACCCTCACGCTTACGCTGGACGGCGAACTGGATGCCAGTTCATCCGTTCTGCTGGATACGGAGCTCTCGCAGCCCGATATTCTGAACAATAAAAAGGTGCTGATTGACTGCCAGCGGCTCAATTATATTTCTTCCGCTGGTCTGGGCGTATTCATCTCCCACCTGCAGCGTTTTCAGGATGCTGGCGTTAAGCTGGCCTTCTTTAACATGCAGGAGAAGGTGCACAACGTTTTCGAAATTCTGGGGCTGGATAGTCTGATGACTATTGTACCATCAGAAGCTGAGGCAGTTGCTTTATAATTCTTACCCGCTAACGCCTCTGAAATGAAGAACGCAATCCGAATCAGTTGCAACCGAAGCAATCTGAAAGTGGTGCGCGACTTCGTGTCCGGGTACTTAGTAGAGTATGGCCAGAATGCTGTGCAGGTAAATCAGATTATTCTGGCCATAGATGAGGTGGTAGCCAACCTGATTATTCATGCCAACGCCGAAGATGCCAATCAGTATCTGGACATCCGGCTGGATATGCACAACAAAACCTTCACCATTGAGCTGCGCGACCAGGGCATTTCCTACTCCCCCAGCACCTATCTGGAGCCGGATTTGCTGGAGCACATCCGCACCGGCAAGAAGGGCGGCGTGGGCATGACGCTGGTTAACCGCATTATGGATCGGGTGGAGTTTACCCACAGCGGCAACTACAATATCTGCCGGCTTTACAAGACGCTGGCCTGAAGCTACACCGCCTGGGCCGTGTTGAGCACCCTGCTCCCCGCAGGGTGCTTTTTTATGGGCTGGATGGGCAGAAAAAAATCCGTAAAATTGCACTAGTCAGCCACCCCGGGGCGTTACCCCGCCGCCGACTTTCCTTGCCTTCTATCCTACTGTATGCGCAGACGCATTCTTTTGACCGGGGCCGTAGCCACGGTACTGCTGGCCGGTTGCCAGACGTCCAAGACTCCTTCTTCCGCCAAACAGCCCGTTCTGGAAACCCTGGGCACGCATGAGGTTCCCGCCTCGGAATTTGCCTATGTGTACCGCAAAAACAACAGCGGCACTCCCGAGGCCGGCACCAAGGCCAGCGTAGCGGAGTATCTGGACCTCTATACCAACTTCAAGCTGAAGGTACTGGAAGCCGAAAGCCGCGGGCTGGATACGACCCAGGCCTTTCAGCGCGAGCTGGACGGCTACAAGCAGCAGCTGGCCCAGCCCTACCTCACGGAGAAAAGCGTAACCGACCAGCTGGTGCGCGAAGCCTACGACCGGCTGAGCAAGGAAATCAGCGCCGCCCACATTCTGGTGCGCATGGCCCCGGATGCCGACCCCAAAGACACCCTGGCTGCCTACCAGAAGGCCCTGGCCCTGCGCCAGCGCGTGACGGGCGGCGAAGACTTTTCTAAAGTAGCGGCCGAGACGTCGGAAGACCCTTCGGCGAAGGAAAACGGCGGCCGGCTGGGCTATTTCACGGCCCTGCAAATGGTGTATCCGTTTGAAACGGCCGCTTACAAAACGCCCGTGGGCGAGGTGTCGCAGCCGGTGCGCACGCGCTACGGCTACCACATTATTAAAGTAACCGATGCGCGGCCGGCGCAGGGTGAGGTAAAAGTGGCCCACCTCATGATTCGGGCCACGCCCGGTATGCCCGCCGCCGATTCCGTAACCGCTAAGAAGAAGATTGATGCCCTGTATAGCCGTTTGAAGCGCGGCGAGAACTGGGAGAAGCTGGTAAGTCAGTTCTCCGAGGATGGCGGTTCCGCCACCAATGGCGGCGAGATACCTCCCTTTGGTACCGGCCGCATGATTCCCAGCTTTGAAGAAGCCGCTT
The Hymenobacter sp. DG25B genome window above contains:
- a CDS encoding ATP-binding protein, producing MKNAIRISCNRSNLKVVRDFVSGYLVEYGQNAVQVNQIILAIDEVVANLIIHANAEDANQYLDIRLDMHNKTFTIELRDQGISYSPSTYLEPDLLEHIRTGKKGGVGMTLVNRIMDRVEFTHSGNYNICRLYKTLA
- the guaB gene encoding IMP dehydrogenase → MADYAAKIAFEALTYDDVLLLPAYSEVLPRDADTSTQLTRNIRLNLPFVSAAMDTVTEAEMAIAMAQEGGIGVIHKNMSIRAQAELVRRVKRSESGMIMDPFTLTETATLGDARKLMRDNKIGGIPIVDGQHRLKGILTNRDLRFEKDMTRAVSEVMTREKLVTAMAGTELARAEDILQESKVEKLPVVDTEGRLVGLITYKDIRKRRRTPNACKDEFGRLRVGAAVGVTPDLLDRVKALIEAGVDVVSVDTAHGHSKGVLDAVRNIKRHYPNLEVIAGNVATAEGARALADAGADAVKVGVGPGSICTTRIIAGIGVPQLSAVMEAARGLQGTGVPLIADGGVKFSGDVVKALAGGASSIMIGSLLAGTEEAPGEVIIYESRKFKSYRGMGSVEAMEDGSKDRYFQDAEDDIKKLVPEGIVGRVPYKGGAGEVLYQLAGGLRAGMGYCGAGTIEKLQEARMVRITGAGLRESHPHDVQITSESPNYSSR
- a CDS encoding STAS domain-containing protein is translated as MKITQQTSENTLTLTLDGELDASSSVLLDTELSQPDILNNKKVLIDCQRLNYISSAGLGVFISHLQRFQDAGVKLAFFNMQEKVHNVFEILGLDSLMTIVPSEAEAVAL
- a CDS encoding PP2C family protein-serine/threonine phosphatase, encoding MPQTQPLKSLALPLALVSWVALLLTTLLRANPTLLAVQLPAWLTLLAQGVFVGSVFLHQRYQPDPLRGTDFVGVLRRLIMGPGLLASICVGLHLLERLLQFQLGIADRTLFAIIYTLNLGLFVLFLAHTCYTWRSLVLFRASPTVHKQWAWFEVLLGSTLLLRLVNLQLPLLAAGIILGALGVFGAYLSSHQRWVAYLNRRQKWEVILLQLGVLLALGVFTIYFLRIRHDPQLVAPQPQHAFLLLTVFFAAFYALMGLLVTLFNLPTAGVFEQKREEIMTMQRLTQQIQRGQSEVEIYTSFFDAARQTVNAEAAWLRINSLEGEPYSRLEVVTEAQSLAMEGLLKDYNISGIEYLNNDLPSSSGFRALDLPFGSLLVLPLRSAKHTYGDLYLLRQTRQGFDRESLSMLQTFASQTILSIENLRLLQDSIQNERYKEELKIASSVQESLIPKTLPTDNWFEISSHALAAKEVGGDFYDFLHLPGKGLAILIGDVSGKGITAAFHMAQMKGIFHALMQENPLAKDEKERFPLPSKFMAMANRALVHCLERSSFITATLYIVEYESGGFVFARAGHCHTLYYHSLKEEVAFFRSAGLGLGIIRNETYDKYIKNQFYDYNPGDVMVIYTDGIVEARNAEQEEYGEERLRQMLEKTYYLQADEIKEAILEDLGEFSYGQPIHDDQTLLVIKFKTAQPGTHP